Proteins from one Microbacterium sp. Root553 genomic window:
- a CDS encoding YifB family Mg chelatase-like AAA ATPase, which translates to MTTARTWAVALTGVDGHLVEVEADLSNQTPDFKIIGLPDKSLAEAVQRVHNACKNSALDLPRRRLTVNLSPASLPKQGSGFDLSIAVSALAAGGSLSTRAIAGTVHLGELGLDGRLRPVPGVLPAVFAAARAGFETVIVPRANEAEARLVPGVEVRSASTLSEVAVWHGADIEVLDADPVPVAAPVVEEAPDLDLADVVGQEDAVNALVAAAAGGHHLLLSGPPGAGKTMLARRLPGILPPLSEEESLEVASIRSLSGESVRSLSVMPPLEAPHHSASVAALVGGGSRVVRPGAISRAHRGVLFLDEAAEFSRVALDALRQPLETGAIEVSRSGMTALFPARFQLVMALNPCPCGNYGVRGAECLCPSLAIRRYATRLSGPLRDRIDIELRVARVSASRAMTGDRAALTSEVARRRVLEARECATERWRGTPWRRNGDVPGARLRQPDIRIAAAARAPLDRALERGTLTLRGYDRVLRLAWTMADLEGAVRPGPDEVGRALYLKRGFGS; encoded by the coding sequence GTGACGACGGCCCGCACCTGGGCTGTCGCGCTCACCGGGGTGGACGGACACCTCGTCGAGGTCGAGGCCGACCTCTCGAATCAGACACCCGACTTCAAGATCATCGGTCTGCCCGACAAGTCGCTGGCCGAGGCCGTCCAGCGCGTGCACAACGCGTGCAAGAACTCCGCTCTGGATCTGCCGCGGCGGCGGCTCACCGTGAACCTCTCCCCGGCGAGCCTGCCGAAGCAGGGGTCGGGATTCGACCTGAGCATCGCGGTGTCCGCTCTCGCTGCGGGGGGATCGCTCTCCACCCGTGCCATCGCGGGCACGGTGCACCTCGGCGAACTCGGTCTCGACGGCCGGCTGCGCCCTGTACCCGGCGTCCTGCCCGCGGTCTTCGCGGCTGCTCGAGCCGGATTCGAGACCGTGATCGTTCCTCGCGCCAACGAGGCCGAGGCCCGTCTCGTCCCCGGGGTGGAGGTGCGTTCCGCCAGCACTCTGTCGGAGGTCGCCGTCTGGCACGGGGCCGACATCGAGGTTCTGGACGCCGACCCCGTGCCCGTGGCAGCCCCCGTGGTCGAAGAGGCGCCTGACCTCGACCTCGCCGATGTCGTGGGGCAGGAGGATGCGGTGAACGCTCTGGTCGCTGCCGCCGCCGGAGGACATCACCTGCTCCTCAGCGGGCCTCCGGGGGCGGGAAAGACGATGCTGGCTCGCAGGCTCCCCGGCATCCTGCCCCCGCTCTCCGAAGAGGAGTCGTTGGAGGTCGCGTCGATCCGCTCGCTCTCCGGCGAGTCCGTGCGGAGTCTCAGCGTCATGCCACCCCTCGAGGCCCCGCACCACAGTGCCTCAGTGGCAGCCCTCGTCGGCGGCGGATCGAGGGTGGTGAGGCCCGGGGCGATCTCGCGAGCCCACAGAGGCGTGCTCTTCCTCGACGAGGCGGCGGAGTTCTCGAGGGTCGCGCTCGACGCGCTGAGGCAGCCGCTCGAGACCGGAGCCATCGAAGTGAGTCGATCCGGAATGACCGCGTTGTTCCCTGCCCGGTTCCAACTGGTCATGGCACTGAATCCGTGCCCGTGCGGCAACTACGGCGTGCGCGGTGCCGAGTGTCTCTGTCCCTCGCTCGCGATCAGGCGCTATGCGACGAGGCTGTCGGGGCCGCTACGAGACCGCATCGACATCGAACTGCGCGTCGCGCGCGTGTCCGCGAGCCGCGCGATGACCGGCGATCGGGCGGCGTTGACCAGCGAGGTCGCCAGGCGTCGGGTTCTGGAGGCGCGGGAGTGTGCGACCGAGCGGTGGCGCGGGACGCCGTGGCGACGCAACGGAGACGTGCCGGGCGCGCGCCTGCGCCAGCCCGACATCAGGATCGCGGCGGCCGCGCGGGCTCCGCTCGACCGCGCACTGGAGCGGGGCACGCTGACGCTCCGCGGCTATGACCGCGTGCTGAGACTGGCGTGGACGATGGCGGACCTGGAGGGGGCGGTGCGACCGGGGCCCGACGAGGTCGGACGCGCGCTGTATCTGAAGCGAGGTTTCGGGTCATGA